One segment of Yersinia kristensenii DNA contains the following:
- a CDS encoding fimbrial biogenesis chaperone, protein MRYLCLFLLIFSVNQPSIAGLVAASTRIIYQPESRERTLMLANTNDYPVVVQTWVDDGDVDSTPDQAKAPFMVLPAVFKMQPGAAQGLRIINKGDNLPTDRESVYWLNLYEIPPKSSRNTEAYAQVAMAMNTQMKIFYRPNGLTPKPDEAMKKVSFTLQKQNQIYVLIAHNPTPYHVSFGQIQLKDRQQSYTIAQEMNMMMTPFAQRQYQFEHPPTSLNGELTLDSIYFDDAGNQVKNSQLVKVTP, encoded by the coding sequence ATGAGATATCTTTGTCTATTTTTACTGATATTCAGTGTTAATCAACCGTCTATCGCTGGCCTCGTTGCAGCCTCAACCCGAATAATTTATCAGCCAGAGTCACGCGAACGCACGTTGATGCTGGCGAATACCAATGATTACCCCGTCGTGGTGCAAACCTGGGTGGATGATGGGGATGTGGATAGCACGCCAGACCAAGCCAAAGCGCCCTTTATGGTGCTACCCGCAGTATTTAAAATGCAGCCGGGTGCTGCACAAGGGCTGCGCATCATTAATAAAGGTGACAACCTGCCCACGGATCGGGAATCAGTGTATTGGCTTAATTTGTATGAAATCCCACCCAAATCAAGCCGTAATACTGAGGCTTATGCTCAAGTGGCGATGGCAATGAACACGCAGATGAAGATTTTCTATCGCCCTAATGGATTAACACCTAAACCAGATGAAGCGATGAAAAAGGTTAGTTTTACCCTACAAAAACAAAACCAAATATATGTTCTCATTGCCCATAATCCCACGCCATATCACGTTTCTTTCGGTCAGATTCAGCTAAAAGATCGCCAACAAAGTTATACCATCGCGCAGGAGATGAACATGATGATGACGCCTTTCGCCCAGCGACAATATCAATTTGAGCACCCGCCTACATCACTCAACGGTGAACTCACCTTGGACTCTATTTATTTTGATGATGCGGGTAACCAAGTAAAAAACAGTCAGTTAGTCAAAGTGACACCGTAA
- a CDS encoding fimbrial protein — protein sequence MNPMTRYRTNLYRSKSLFSHSLRLFLSLVLLSFAVPGYAQCVWKGANIGGDNYGASLQLGSINITSNYIQPVDSILASSIISLVPARFWSDPEAVIYECDVADKDSLFEVFATNGDSNVGGYTNMGDNYFQTFFPYTALKLTHVDSGIEFNRIWQQVPLKKYDVVGNKIQIKGKHFSQIRAELKKVGSVDRTPGPSSWGCPGPAADNYSGSYTCNQPNGYVVFKGPGMPVPETGYDSATNYQTWGTGRYMAFGMNTSPVSILTRKNTCVVRNVTPYVVFPIITVNELKDNQTRSAEITVDIECQSGTESGINRGQTALGIQTSLPGYLIAQGLGLVNSAGGVSYLLSDHYGTDSRIATGVGISLSDSSGNAMNFVGWGGCISNCAATTSAGWYPILTGASANGSHAAGFNNYLHHFTATLKKLPNGTPTAGKIDATAYVLVKIQ from the coding sequence ATGAATCCTATGACACGCTACCGCACTAATCTCTACCGAAGTAAGTCCCTTTTTTCCCATAGCTTGCGATTATTTTTATCACTCGTTTTATTGAGTTTCGCGGTGCCCGGTTATGCCCAATGTGTCTGGAAAGGCGCGAATATCGGCGGCGATAATTACGGCGCTTCATTGCAACTCGGCAGCATCAATATAACTAGCAACTACATTCAACCCGTTGATTCAATTCTGGCTTCCAGCATCATCAGCCTGGTACCTGCCCGCTTCTGGTCAGACCCTGAAGCCGTTATCTATGAGTGTGATGTGGCCGATAAAGACAGTTTATTTGAAGTATTTGCCACTAATGGCGATAGCAATGTCGGTGGCTACACCAATATGGGTGACAACTATTTTCAGACCTTTTTCCCTTATACCGCATTAAAACTGACTCACGTCGATAGTGGCATCGAGTTCAACCGAATCTGGCAGCAAGTCCCGCTAAAAAAATACGATGTGGTCGGCAATAAAATTCAGATTAAGGGTAAACATTTCAGCCAAATCCGTGCCGAGTTGAAAAAAGTGGGATCGGTGGATCGCACTCCAGGCCCTTCCAGCTGGGGGTGCCCTGGACCTGCGGCAGATAACTATTCCGGTAGCTACACTTGCAATCAACCCAATGGTTATGTGGTGTTCAAAGGCCCCGGCATGCCCGTGCCAGAAACCGGGTATGATTCAGCGACTAATTATCAGACTTGGGGAACGGGTCGCTATATGGCATTTGGTATGAATACCTCACCGGTTTCTATCCTGACACGTAAAAATACCTGTGTAGTGCGCAATGTTACACCCTATGTGGTTTTCCCCATTATTACTGTCAATGAACTCAAAGATAATCAAACACGTAGCGCAGAAATCACGGTCGATATCGAATGCCAATCCGGCACTGAATCGGGTATTAATCGTGGACAGACGGCGCTTGGCATCCAAACATCATTACCGGGGTATCTGATAGCGCAAGGGTTGGGGTTGGTCAATTCTGCTGGCGGTGTCAGCTACTTACTTTCCGACCATTATGGCACTGATAGCCGTATTGCCACGGGCGTTGGGATCAGCCTCAGTGACAGTAGCGGAAATGCCATGAATTTTGTTGGCTGGGGTGGGTGTATCAGCAATTGTGCCGCCACGACCAGTGCCGGTTGGTACCCGATTCTCACCGGGGCCAGTGCCAATGGCAGTCATGCCGCGGGGTTCAACAATTATCTACATCACTTTACCGCCACATTAAAAAAACTGCCTAACGGCACCCCTACCGCCGGTAAAATCGATGCCACAGCCTATGTTTTGGTGAAAATACAATGA
- a CDS encoding fimbria/pilus outer membrane usher protein: protein MRFAPWLPYLLTQSLLVSHSVSAADESKQDEYVFEDALLRGSSLGLGSISRFNKKDSYEAGKYQVDIYMNSKFVDRIELMFITKGDAVVPCLSVSQLLQAGVNENALENAKLEDNCLDFKTLLPASDYHFDYAKLRFDLSVPQLFVKHVPRGYVDPRNLTAGETIGFSNYNLNQYHVSYNKEGIKRSTNSSYLSLNNGINAGMWRFRQQGSLRYDATRGADWTSNRLYSQRALPSIGSEITLGETFSSGQFFSSLGFSGVALSTDDRMLPESQRGYAPVVRGIARTNAKVTVYQNNRSIYQSTVSPGPFEFNDLSATNFGGDLTVEIQEADGSISTFQVPFSSVPESLRPGYSRYNFATGQVRDMGSHEVFSELTYQRGVSNAITANTGVRIASGYQAVMLGGVFTHYIGALGLDATYSHASLPGNANSPDNSDSSNSTKQNGWMARASFSRTFEATNTTLSVAGYRYSTEGYRDLSDVLGIRAASHGKVWSSGTYQQRSRAEISLNQNLNNYGSLYLTASSQDYRNSRKRDTQLQLGYANTLWRNTSVNLAVSQQKTGGGNNETYFVDPGSGMPAANGANLLATNETVVQMSISFPLGGSPQAPYISAGAVNSRVSGASYQTSLAGVMGDDQSSSYSMDFARSEQTKENTFSGSLQKRLPSTSLSSSASRSPGYWQGSASARGAVAFHSGGVTLGPYLSDTFALIEAKGASGAKVMYGQGAKIDHFGYALVPTLTPYRYNTITLDPDGMDFNTELQDGERQIAPYAGSAVKVKFRTLSGYPLLVTVRLSDGSQVPMGAVVYSTGGTTDNKNGDTSPNLEIGMVGQASQAYLRAEHASGTLLLVWGDAANESCQLDYDLGTPNNDKQLYKLDALCVVAQH from the coding sequence GTGAGGTTTGCCCCTTGGCTACCCTATTTGCTCACACAGAGTCTGTTGGTCAGTCATTCCGTGTCAGCAGCAGATGAGAGCAAGCAAGACGAATATGTATTTGAAGATGCGCTATTGCGCGGCTCATCTCTCGGCTTGGGCTCCATCTCTCGTTTTAATAAAAAAGACAGTTATGAAGCAGGCAAATACCAGGTTGATATCTATATGAACAGCAAATTTGTTGATCGTATCGAGCTGATGTTTATCACCAAAGGTGACGCTGTTGTTCCCTGTTTATCAGTGTCACAGTTGCTACAAGCGGGCGTTAACGAAAATGCGCTAGAAAACGCCAAGTTGGAAGATAACTGCCTGGATTTTAAAACTCTCCTGCCTGCCAGTGACTATCATTTCGATTATGCCAAATTGCGTTTTGATTTATCGGTCCCGCAACTGTTTGTTAAGCATGTCCCGCGTGGCTATGTTGACCCCCGTAATCTTACGGCAGGAGAAACCATTGGTTTCAGTAATTACAACTTAAACCAATATCATGTGAGCTATAACAAAGAGGGAATTAAACGCAGCACCAATTCAAGTTATTTGAGTTTGAACAATGGTATCAATGCAGGGATGTGGCGTTTTCGTCAACAAGGTTCTTTGCGCTACGACGCGACTCGTGGGGCAGACTGGACATCTAACCGGTTGTACAGCCAACGCGCCCTGCCCAGCATTGGCAGTGAAATAACATTGGGTGAGACATTCAGCTCTGGCCAGTTTTTCTCCAGTCTGGGGTTTAGCGGTGTGGCTCTAAGCACCGATGACCGCATGTTGCCTGAGTCCCAACGGGGCTATGCTCCTGTTGTCCGGGGGATTGCCCGAACCAATGCCAAAGTCACGGTATATCAAAACAATCGGTCGATTTACCAAAGTACCGTTTCACCCGGCCCATTTGAATTCAATGATTTATCTGCCACCAATTTTGGTGGTGACCTGACCGTTGAGATTCAGGAAGCCGATGGCAGTATCAGCACCTTCCAAGTGCCATTCTCCTCTGTACCTGAATCATTACGCCCCGGATATTCCCGCTACAACTTCGCAACCGGCCAGGTTCGTGATATGGGTAGCCATGAAGTATTCAGTGAACTGACTTACCAACGGGGGGTCAGTAACGCCATTACGGCCAATACTGGGGTGCGCATCGCTTCCGGATATCAGGCCGTTATGCTAGGAGGCGTTTTCACTCACTATATTGGGGCTTTAGGGCTGGATGCGACCTATTCACATGCCAGCCTCCCCGGTAATGCCAATTCACCCGATAATAGTGATTCATCCAACAGTACAAAACAGAATGGCTGGATGGCGCGTGCTTCTTTCAGCCGTACCTTTGAAGCGACCAACACCACATTATCCGTAGCGGGCTACCGCTATTCCACTGAAGGTTATCGTGATTTAAGTGATGTATTGGGCATACGGGCAGCTAGCCATGGCAAAGTATGGAGTTCAGGGACTTACCAACAGCGCAGCCGGGCTGAGATATCCCTTAACCAGAATCTCAATAATTACGGTTCGCTGTATTTAACCGCCTCTTCGCAGGATTACCGTAATTCGCGCAAGCGGGATACCCAACTGCAATTGGGTTATGCCAATACCCTATGGCGCAATACCAGCGTTAACCTTGCGGTTTCCCAGCAAAAAACCGGTGGAGGCAACAATGAAACTTACTTTGTCGACCCCGGCAGCGGTATGCCTGCAGCTAATGGAGCTAATCTCCTCGCGACCAATGAAACCGTGGTACAAATGTCCATTTCATTCCCATTAGGAGGCAGCCCGCAAGCACCTTATATCTCCGCCGGAGCGGTCAACAGCCGGGTCAGCGGTGCGAGTTATCAAACCTCCCTCGCCGGTGTGATGGGTGACGATCAGTCCTCCAGTTACAGCATGGACTTCGCGCGCAGTGAGCAGACCAAAGAAAACACCTTTAGTGGCAGTTTACAAAAACGTTTGCCGAGTACCAGCCTGAGCAGTAGTGCATCGCGCAGCCCTGGTTATTGGCAAGGTTCCGCCAGTGCGCGTGGTGCGGTGGCATTCCACAGCGGCGGAGTCACGTTGGGGCCGTATCTGAGTGATACCTTTGCGCTGATAGAGGCTAAAGGTGCCAGTGGGGCCAAAGTGATGTATGGACAAGGGGCGAAAATTGACCACTTCGGTTATGCCTTGGTCCCAACCTTGACACCGTATCGCTACAATACCATCACCCTCGATCCCGATGGGATGGATTTCAATACTGAACTTCAGGACGGCGAGCGGCAAATTGCTCCTTACGCGGGTTCAGCGGTGAAAGTTAAGTTCCGCACTCTCAGCGGATATCCCCTCTTAGTGACGGTCAGATTATCTGATGGTAGCCAGGTGCCTATGGGCGCGGTGGTTTACAGCACTGGCGGCACCACTGATAACAAGAATGGCGATACCTCCCCAAATCTGGAGATCGGGATGGTCGGCCAAGCCAGTCAGGCGTATTTACGTGCTGAACATGCCAGTGGAACGCTCCTATTGGTCTGGGGGGATGCCGCCAATGAAAGTTGCCAGTTAGATTACGATTTAGGCACGCCGAATAACGATAAACAGCTGTATAAACTCGATGCCTTGTGTGTCGTTGCCCAGCATTGA
- a CDS encoding fimbrial biogenesis chaperone: MTLIAQKIIACSLLLLSGVPLWTQASVVMTGTRIIYPEGTREKVLQLSNKDNHPNLVQLWMDDGNNQSSPSKSDVPFALTPQIFRMEAQSGQVVRLSYIEHNLPKDRESIFYLNFLQIPALKKEDTQSENKLVLIVNNRLKVFYRPAALKENVDTLGEKIRVSLESANGDKIKIHNPTAYYISLRDAKLVSGGKTISFATSEMFAPNSTTDLAFPAGVKAKKGELLTLNMVNDYGTNIPYDYHL, encoded by the coding sequence ATGACACTGATTGCCCAAAAAATTATCGCCTGCTCGTTGTTGCTGCTTAGCGGCGTACCCTTATGGACGCAAGCCAGTGTTGTCATGACAGGGACACGAATCATTTATCCTGAAGGCACACGGGAGAAAGTGTTACAGCTTAGTAATAAGGATAACCACCCCAATTTAGTCCAATTATGGATGGATGACGGAAATAATCAGTCTTCGCCATCAAAAAGTGATGTCCCTTTCGCATTAACACCACAAATATTCCGTATGGAAGCCCAAAGTGGACAAGTAGTCCGTTTGTCATATATCGAGCATAATTTACCTAAAGATCGCGAATCGATTTTCTATCTGAATTTCTTACAAATTCCCGCCTTAAAAAAAGAAGACACGCAATCTGAGAACAAACTTGTTTTGATCGTTAATAACCGGCTGAAAGTCTTTTATCGCCCAGCAGCATTAAAGGAAAATGTCGACACTTTAGGTGAAAAGATCCGTGTCAGCCTGGAGAGTGCTAACGGTGACAAAATCAAGATACATAATCCTACGGCTTATTATATCAGCCTGCGTGATGCCAAACTGGTGAGTGGTGGGAAAACTATTTCATTTGCTACCAGCGAAATGTTTGCCCCTAACTCAACCACTGATCTGGCTTTCCCTGCTGGGGTTAAAGCCAAAAAAGGCGAATTGTTAACGCTGAACATGGTTAATGATTATGGCACCAACATTCCCTACGATTACCATTTGTAA
- a CDS encoding fimbrial protein: MGKTLIALALLTLPGIALAATSNNTIKFQGEVAEQTCMVDINGTANTPVVLLPTVSTSNLNQVNSIAGKTNFTINLTGCNIAIQDTKISSVFQGMNVTPAGNLGNVGTAKNVAIQLLDTNGAPIRMSGGSVSVPGITLATGATSASQDLAAQYITEEGRATAGSVIASAQYAITYP; encoded by the coding sequence ATGGGAAAAACACTAATAGCGTTAGCGCTACTTACCCTACCGGGCATAGCGTTAGCAGCGACCTCAAATAACACCATCAAGTTTCAGGGAGAGGTTGCCGAGCAAACTTGTATGGTTGATATCAATGGCACAGCCAACACCCCCGTTGTTCTGTTACCAACCGTCTCGACCAGTAATTTGAATCAAGTTAATTCAATCGCCGGTAAAACTAATTTCACTATCAACCTTACCGGCTGCAATATCGCCATACAAGACACCAAAATCAGCTCCGTTTTTCAAGGGATGAATGTCACACCTGCAGGTAATTTGGGCAATGTTGGGACAGCAAAAAACGTCGCTATTCAATTGCTTGATACTAATGGCGCACCAATCCGTATGTCTGGAGGCAGCGTTTCAGTACCTGGAATTACGCTGGCCACGGGTGCGACATCTGCATCACAGGATTTAGCTGCACAATATATTACGGAAGAAGGTCGTGCGACAGCAGGGAGCGTTATTGCTTCAGCCCAATATGCGATCACCTACCCCTGA
- a CDS encoding ATP-binding protein yields MHIPIIWYSSAKSNLLRTALSLYRCFRLRILLCCLLLLSGQLYAAPIASRQGCDTGQPLTIHSIANSYSEDLLLPPSTDARQSSRRTVKVGVVIDANTPFVVNRDDTAIEGIVADYLKIISDASQLSFQMIGYCDYGLVLNALENGQVDLMAGTPMPAQPGLIASHAFFTNRHVEVRSKNWDPTKRTHPETVAIVNNEPLSPEFLFNYHADKIVAYPNQLQGLLAVAYGNADVFVANATSANYLIDQLQLLTLQIRNFAPYHPAPYTFLALEKNQKLIDYINQILELLPSRATGDIQQRWFGSKHHYNIDAKLLLTEQEVTWIQDHPVVTYVAPLDLAPLIFRDRQTGEMAGFSVDLIDIISRRTGIKFKPVYTKDTGESMRDFIAGKIDMLPIVAVRNGQYGNNLYSLPVAQSLWGILTREDRTDINNVADLAGKRVGIQAGSTSGGIISNTLLAQKITFVDAPDTMTLVRWLQQGKVDAIIKNMMTANYLSAQNFTPNIKTVAVTGEEPLMMAFAISPQLPELKAIIDKVIESIPPEELDNLISEWSTFKPKPTTFDERSLENEWLMLALKISSGLLLIFGLYLCYLVFNKRRQAKLLQARLRQQESIINALPFAVFIRTKKGELAVYNNHFAAAHQDKLNDMLNQKTEQAQWPMTSPLDREIDKYCRYVLRDRQPQMVDLSLEINNELRDIFLWIIPLDNAERSLLGGWLDISQRKTVERELEAARVEAESANRTKSTFLATISHELRTPMYAIMGLLELEIRSDQPVDKNTLVTVSKSAQSLMLLLDDIIDSAKIEAGQLSVHPAVVDFRQEIERMFTIYQPIADERNLRFSGWLDDHIPDLVMVDMLRVRQVMGNLLGNALKFTEQGGVSVDITWESIDEKHGIMNIDITDTGIGISPAAQATLFQPFSQANEGTSPRFGGSGLGLWICHQLIHKMGGEITLESQLGKGTSLFITLPLEIATTSDLPPDSIIVDVDETQLNQLKNLRILVVDDLPANRQLLQQQLAFIGIEQVMTAENGAEAWQILQHYSFDAVITDYNMPLMNGYELATHIRNSATMKDMVIIGCTADAREESAARCNDAGMNDCMVKPVTIDTLRTTLLRQEIIGSYVDTPGVNEVTAQNRSQEEIISGETESLIVTQPLPTLVAAQNKLKSLSGGNAEVELQLLQFLLESNVHDTAVLAQLYTRLSNDDDDTTSADIYKEMASLVHRIKGGVQLIDAQTLVDSCIKFESLLHEQDRNAVLTHGIDYLALLAETNQLLVKLIASYSEIDSTSP; encoded by the coding sequence ATGCACATACCCATAATTTGGTATAGCTCAGCCAAATCTAATTTACTGCGTACAGCGTTATCTTTATATCGTTGCTTCCGTTTACGCATTTTACTGTGCTGTTTGCTATTACTTAGTGGGCAACTTTATGCAGCCCCAATAGCGAGTCGTCAGGGATGTGATACTGGTCAACCATTGACAATACACAGTATCGCGAACAGTTACAGTGAAGACTTACTGCTTCCCCCGTCCACTGATGCGCGTCAATCAAGCCGGCGCACTGTAAAAGTGGGCGTGGTTATTGATGCGAATACACCCTTTGTCGTGAATCGCGATGATACTGCCATTGAAGGTATTGTTGCGGATTATCTGAAAATAATCAGTGATGCCAGCCAACTCTCTTTTCAGATGATTGGTTATTGTGATTATGGCTTGGTATTGAATGCATTAGAAAATGGCCAGGTTGATTTAATGGCCGGCACCCCGATGCCCGCTCAGCCAGGGCTCATTGCTTCCCATGCCTTCTTTACTAACCGGCATGTGGAAGTTCGCAGCAAAAATTGGGACCCCACCAAACGCACCCATCCGGAAACCGTGGCCATCGTGAATAATGAGCCCCTCTCACCGGAGTTTTTATTTAATTATCATGCCGATAAAATCGTCGCCTATCCGAATCAATTACAAGGATTACTGGCGGTTGCCTATGGTAATGCCGATGTGTTTGTCGCCAATGCCACATCAGCCAACTATTTGATTGACCAATTACAACTGCTGACACTGCAAATTCGTAATTTTGCCCCTTATCACCCTGCCCCTTACACCTTCCTGGCGTTGGAAAAAAACCAAAAACTGATCGATTACATTAATCAGATTTTGGAATTACTGCCCAGCCGAGCCACAGGTGATATTCAACAGCGTTGGTTTGGCAGTAAGCATCATTACAATATTGATGCAAAATTACTGCTTACAGAACAAGAAGTTACCTGGATTCAAGATCATCCAGTGGTGACATATGTGGCTCCATTGGATCTGGCTCCGCTGATTTTTCGTGATCGCCAAACCGGCGAAATGGCCGGTTTTTCTGTCGATCTCATTGATATTATTTCACGCCGAACCGGGATTAAATTTAAACCGGTTTACACCAAAGATACCGGTGAATCGATGCGTGATTTTATTGCCGGGAAGATAGATATGCTGCCCATCGTGGCAGTCCGCAATGGTCAATACGGCAACAACCTTTACTCCTTGCCTGTCGCCCAATCCTTATGGGGCATTTTGACGCGAGAAGACCGCACGGATATCAACAACGTCGCAGATTTAGCGGGGAAACGGGTTGGCATACAGGCGGGCAGTACTTCCGGTGGAATTATTAGCAATACTCTTTTGGCCCAAAAAATTACCTTTGTAGACGCACCTGATACCATGACATTGGTGCGGTGGTTACAACAAGGGAAAGTCGATGCGATTATCAAAAATATGATGACCGCCAACTACCTGTCAGCACAGAATTTCACACCCAACATTAAAACGGTTGCCGTCACCGGAGAAGAACCCTTGATGATGGCATTTGCTATCAGCCCGCAATTACCTGAATTAAAAGCCATCATTGATAAAGTCATTGAGTCAATTCCTCCGGAAGAGTTAGACAATCTGATCAGTGAATGGAGTACATTCAAACCCAAACCAACGACCTTTGATGAGCGCTCATTGGAAAATGAGTGGCTAATGTTGGCGCTAAAAATAAGCTCCGGTCTGCTGCTGATCTTTGGTCTATATCTTTGTTATCTGGTGTTCAATAAACGCCGTCAGGCCAAGTTGTTACAGGCTCGTTTGCGGCAACAAGAGTCCATCATTAATGCCCTGCCATTCGCTGTTTTTATTCGCACCAAAAAAGGCGAATTAGCGGTTTATAACAACCACTTTGCCGCTGCGCATCAAGATAAGCTGAACGACATGCTCAATCAGAAGACTGAGCAAGCCCAATGGCCAATGACCAGCCCACTTGATCGCGAGATAGATAAGTATTGTCGTTATGTCTTACGAGACAGACAGCCCCAAATGGTGGATTTATCTCTTGAGATCAACAATGAGTTGCGTGATATCTTCCTGTGGATTATTCCTCTGGATAATGCGGAGCGCAGTCTGCTAGGCGGCTGGCTGGATATCAGCCAACGCAAAACTGTTGAGCGCGAACTTGAAGCAGCCCGTGTCGAAGCTGAAAGTGCTAACCGCACCAAGAGTACATTCCTGGCGACCATTAGCCATGAACTGCGCACACCAATGTACGCCATTATGGGGTTATTGGAGCTGGAAATACGCAGTGACCAGCCGGTGGATAAAAACACGCTGGTAACAGTATCCAAGTCGGCTCAATCGCTGATGCTATTGCTGGATGACATCATCGACTCCGCTAAAATAGAAGCCGGGCAACTGAGTGTTCACCCTGCTGTGGTGGATTTCCGTCAGGAAATAGAGCGGATGTTCACGATTTATCAACCTATCGCCGATGAACGCAATCTGAGATTCTCTGGCTGGCTGGACGACCATATCCCTGATTTGGTGATGGTTGACATGCTGCGGGTTCGCCAGGTGATGGGCAATCTATTAGGGAATGCCCTGAAGTTTACCGAGCAGGGTGGCGTGTCAGTGGATATCACCTGGGAATCTATTGACGAGAAGCATGGCATAATGAATATCGATATTACGGATACCGGTATTGGCATTTCTCCTGCGGCACAGGCCACACTATTCCAGCCATTCAGCCAAGCCAATGAAGGCACATCACCACGTTTCGGTGGTTCCGGTCTGGGACTGTGGATCTGTCATCAATTGATTCACAAAATGGGTGGGGAAATAACATTAGAAAGTCAGCTGGGCAAAGGCACCAGTCTGTTTATTACATTACCGCTGGAAATTGCCACAACCAGTGATTTGCCACCGGATTCAATCATTGTCGACGTAGATGAAACGCAACTGAATCAGTTAAAAAACTTGCGTATTCTGGTGGTGGATGATTTGCCCGCTAACCGCCAGTTGCTTCAGCAGCAATTAGCCTTTATCGGTATCGAGCAAGTCATGACTGCCGAAAATGGCGCTGAAGCTTGGCAGATATTACAGCATTATAGTTTTGATGCCGTCATCACTGATTACAATATGCCGCTGATGAATGGCTACGAACTGGCCACCCATATCCGTAATAGTGCGACGATGAAAGATATGGTCATCATCGGTTGTACCGCAGATGCTCGGGAAGAAAGTGCCGCCCGTTGCAATGATGCAGGGATGAATGACTGCATGGTTAAACCTGTGACCATCGATACACTGCGCACCACTCTGCTGCGTCAGGAGATTATTGGCAGTTATGTGGATACGCCAGGGGTTAATGAGGTCACAGCACAGAATCGCAGCCAGGAAGAGATAATCTCAGGTGAGACCGAATCTCTAATTGTTACTCAACCACTACCGACTCTAGTGGCAGCGCAGAATAAGCTAAAATCCCTATCGGGAGGCAATGCCGAAGTGGAATTGCAATTATTACAATTTTTACTGGAAAGTAATGTGCACGATACAGCGGTACTGGCACAGCTGTATACGCGCCTCTCTAATGATGATGACGACACAACTTCTGCTGATATTTATAAAGAAATGGCGAGTCTGGTCCATCGGATTAAAGGCGGCGTACAATTAATTGATGCTCAGACGCTGGTAGATAGTTGTATTAAATTCGAATCCTTACTGCACGAACAAGACAGAAATGCTGTTCTGACTCATGGTATTGACTATCTGGCTCTATTGGCTGAGACGAACCAATTATTGGTAAAATTGATTGCTTCATACTCTGAAATAGATAGCACGTCACCATAA
- a CDS encoding response regulator transcription factor encodes MTKSVMIVDDHPAIRVAIRALLSQSNEFSTIYESVDGSEALETLKNNPVDLVIIDIELPNFDGFSLLKKLQQRGFTGKSLFLSAKNEQVFAVRALQAGANGFISKNKDISEILFAAQNVLRGYSFFPSETLTQLAGQPSSHDPVNRARLLSEREINVLRYLVNGLSNKQIADEMFISNKTVSTYKTRILTKLGLSSVIELADYAHTHNLV; translated from the coding sequence ATGACAAAATCAGTGATGATAGTTGATGACCACCCAGCAATTCGTGTCGCCATTCGTGCGTTACTGTCGCAAAGCAATGAATTTTCAACTATTTACGAATCAGTTGATGGCAGTGAAGCTTTGGAAACATTAAAAAATAATCCTGTTGATCTGGTTATTATTGATATTGAACTGCCGAACTTTGATGGTTTCTCGTTGCTAAAAAAACTGCAGCAACGGGGTTTTACCGGTAAGTCATTATTTCTGTCAGCTAAGAATGAGCAGGTTTTTGCTGTGCGAGCATTGCAAGCTGGTGCGAATGGTTTCATTAGTAAAAATAAAGATATTAGTGAAATCCTTTTTGCTGCACAAAACGTATTACGTGGGTATTCTTTCTTCCCATCTGAAACCTTGACCCAATTAGCTGGGCAACCTTCAAGCCATGATCCTGTCAATCGGGCTCGCTTGTTGTCAGAGCGCGAGATTAATGTTTTACGGTACCTGGTCAATGGTCTCTCTAATAAACAGATTGCCGATGAGATGTTTATCAGTAACAAGACTGTCAGTACCTATAAAACACGTATCCTAACTAAATTAGGACTAAGTTCTGTAATTGAACTGGCAGATTATGCACATACCCATAATTTGGTATAG